The following coding sequences are from one Triticum aestivum cultivar Chinese Spring chromosome 5A, IWGSC CS RefSeq v2.1, whole genome shotgun sequence window:
- the LOC123105139 gene encoding uncharacterized protein yields MHLSLWKPLSQCAAMLMDKRHRPPRPPAAGAGAGSGGGRRLQESKLREALEEASEDGCLTKSRDAALLDDGDGGEDGAGSGSVSRSRSLARLNAQREFLRATAVAAERAFLSPGALPALADALATFLSMYPKYASSADVDRLRAGEYPHLDKACLDYCGFGLFSYLQSCSPVDSSVSFTLSEITANLSNHALYGAAEKGTAEHDIRSRIMDYLNIPESEYCLVFTVSRGSAFRLLAECYPFATNKKLLTMFDHESQSVNWMAQSARDKGAKAYTAWFKWPTLKICSTELRDQISTKKRRRKKDSATGLFVFPVQSRVTGAKYSYQWMALAQQNNWHVLLDAGALGPKDMDSLGLSLFRPDFIITSFYRVFGADPTGFGCLLIKKSVMSCLQSPNGGTGAGMVRILPVFPQYLSDSVDGFDGVQDGLEDDMIIPIEEESSTMNSHQASQLPAFSGAYSSAQVREVIEESELDQDSSDRDGASTIYEENESVSVGEVMKSPVFSEDEMSEGSFWVDLGNSPLGSDHSEQGKLGSPLPASWFSGRKNAKKTSPKVPSKLTRSPVYDNHVVSFDAAVRSVSQELEHVKEIPEEDCSYNGKVSEDCSYTGKVSEIEECQDGHENKRFVKFSCDNGRTQGSSASVFGGYAANGNGSTSEICSENQVEAKDSAIRRETEGEFRLLGRREAPNSRFNGGRLFGVEEVERVPSMGRKVSFTMEDSRLCRNADAGETSGYAVGEEEEDDDAYSDYDDIQDGRREPEIICKHLDHVNMLGLSKTTLRLRYLINWLVTSLLQLRLPDSGDGDGVPLVYIYGPKIKYERGAAVAFNIKDCNTGTSLINPETVQKMAEKEGLNVGVGFLSHIRLMDNQKHGVADVGLSSSLCRPTSNGRHEKKNSKNAIVGIEVVTASLGFLTNFDDVYRLWAFVAKFLDSSFLEQERLSSIPEDAER; encoded by the coding sequence aTGCATCTCTCGCTGTGGAAGCCGCTGTCGCAGTGCGCGGCGATGCTCATGGACAAGCGCCACCGCCCGCCGCGCCCGCCGGCGGCGGGCGCCGGGGCCgggtccggcggcgggcggcggctgcagGAGAGCAAGCTGCGGGAGGCGCTGGAGGAGGCCTCCGAGGACGGGTGCCTCACCAAGTCCCGCGACGCGGCGCTGCTCGACGACGGGGACGGCGGGGAGGACGGGGCCGGCTCCGGCTCCGTCAGCCGGTCGCGGTCGCTGGCGCGCCTCAACGCGCAGCGCGAGTTCCTGCGCGCCACGGCCGTGGCCGCGGAGCGCGCCTTCCTGTCGCCCGGCGCGCTCCCGGCGCTGGCCGACGCGCTCGCCACGTTCCTCTCCATGTACCCCAAGTACGCCTCGTCGGCGGACGTCGACCGCCTCCGCGCCGGCGAGTACCCGCACCTCGACAAGGCCTGCCTCGACTACTGCGGCTtcggcctcttctcctacctccagagCTGCAGCCCCGTCGACTCCTCCGTCTCCTTCACGCTCTCCGAGATCACCGCCAACCTCAGCAACCACGCGCTCTACGGCGCCGCCGAGAAGGGCACCGCGGAGCACGACATCCGGAGCCGCATCATGGACTACCTCAACATCccggagtcggagtactgcctcgtCTTCACCGTCAGCCGCGGCTCCGCCTTCCGGCTGCTCGCCGAGTGCTACCCCTTCGCCACCAACAAGAAGCTGCTCACCATGTTCGACCACGAGTCCCAGTCCGTCAACTGGATGGCTCAGTCCGCCAGGGACAAGGGGGCCAAGGCCTACACCGCCTGGTTCAAGTGGCCCACCCTCAAGATCTGCTCCACCGAGCTCCGAGACCAGATATCCACCAAGAAGCGCCGACGCAAGAAGGACTCTGCCACTGGCTTATTCGTGTTCCCGGTGCAGTCCAGGGTCACCGGCGCAAAGTACTCATATCAGTGGATGGCATTGGCGCAGCAGAATAACTGGCATGTTCTGCTGGACGCCGGTGCATTGGGGCCTAAGGACATGGACTCGCTTGGCTTGTCGTTGTTCCGGCCGGATTTCATCATCACATCATTCTATAGGGTGTTTGGAGCTGATCCTACGGGGTTTGGCTGCTTGCTCATCAAGAAGTCAGTGATGTCTTGCTTGCAGAGCCCGAATGGCGGGACGGGGGCAGGGATGGTGCGGATTCTGCCGGTCTTCCCGCAGTATCTTAGTGATTCGGTCGATGGGTTCGATGGTGTCCAGGATGGCCTTGAGGATGATATGATCATTCCAATCGAGGAGGAGTCGTCAACGATGAACAGTCACCAAGCATCTCAATTACCTGCGTTCTCGGGCGCGTATTCCTCGGCTCAGGTGAGGGAGGTGATTGAGGAGAGCGAATTGGACCAGGACAGCTCAGATAGAGATGGTGCCAGCACGATTTACGAGGAGAATGAGAGTGTGTCCGTTGGGGAGGTGATGAAGAGCCCAGTATTCAGCGAGGATGAAATGTCAGAGGGCTCTTTCTGGGTTGATCTGGGCAATAGTCCACTTGGTTCAGACCATTCAGAACAGGGGAAGTTGGGATCTCCATTGCCTGCATCCTGGTTTTCTGGTAGGAAGAATGCAAAGAAGACATCACCAAAGGTGCCGTCCAAACTGACAAGGAGCCCTGTTTATGACAACCATGTCGTGTCCTTTGATGCGGCTGTGAGGTCAGTATCTCAAGAGCTAGAGCATGTGAAGGAAATTCCAGAGGAAGATTGTTCATATAATGGCAAGGTCAGTGAAGATTGTTCATATACCGGCAAGGTCAGCGAAATTGAAGAATGTCAGGATGGTCATGAAAATAAGAGGTTTGTAAAATTCTCTTGTGAcaatggccgcacacaaggaagttCGGCGTCCGTTTTTGGGGGTTATGCTGCAAATGGGAATGGCTCCACTTCGGAGATTTGCTCAGAAAACCAGGTTGAAGCTAAAGACAGTGCCATCAGAAGGGAAACAGAGGGTGAGTTCCGTCTACTGGGAAGGAGGGAGGCACCCAATAGCAGATTCAATGGTGGCAGGCTCTTTGGAGTGGAAGAAGTGGAACGAGTGCCAAGTATGGGGCGCAAGGTATCATTCACCATGGAGGATAGTAGGCTGTGTCGCAATGCTGATGCTGGGGAGACATCTGGATATGCagtgggagaagaagaagaagatgatgatgcatACAGCGACTACGATGATATTCAGGATGGCAGGCGAGAACCTGAAATCATCTGTAAGCACCTTGATCATGTGAACATGCTGGGTCTTAGTAAGACAACGCTAAGGTTGCGATACCTGATCAATTGGTTAGTGACCTCGCTACTGCAGCTTCGGTTGCCTGATTCTGGAGACGGTGATGGGGTTCCCCTTGTCTATATCTATGGCCCGAAGATAAAATATGAACGAGGAGCAGCAGTTGCGTTCAATATAAAGGACTGCAACACCGGAACTTCACTGATCAATCCTGAAACTGTACAGAAGATGGCAGAGAAAGAAGGCCTCAATGTTGGCGTCGGTTTTCTGAGTCATATACGCCTCATGGACAACCAGAAACATGGGGTGGCTGATGTGGGCCTCAGCTCTTCCCTGTGTCGGCCTACGTCAAACGGCCGACATGAGAAGAAAAATAGCAAAAATGCCATTGTTGGGATCGAAGTCGTCACTGCTTCTCTTGGGTTCCTTACAAACTTTGACGATGTCTACAGGTTATGGGCATTTGTTGCAAAATTTCTGGACTCATCGTTTCTTGAACAGGAGAGGCTGTCATCGATCCCTGAGGATGCAGAACGATAG